One genomic region from Halobacteria archaeon AArc-dxtr1 encodes:
- a CDS encoding tRNA (cytidine(56)-2'-O)-methyltransferase produces MDETVASEDAPAELASEELPKDGREGHAAAEVVVLRLGHRPGRDERMTTHVGLTARALGADRVLLPDNAGQSAATVRDITERFGGPFGVELTDSPQGVVRNWTGVVVHLTMYGERVQDIEGAIRTAHREEAQPLLIVVGAEKVPFDVYEAADWNVGVTNQPHSEVAGLAVFLDRLFEGAQLEREWEGADREVIPQATGKRVEPVDNDREA; encoded by the coding sequence ATGGACGAGACGGTCGCTTCCGAGGATGCGCCGGCGGAGCTCGCCTCCGAGGAGTTGCCGAAAGACGGTCGAGAGGGGCACGCCGCAGCCGAGGTGGTCGTCCTTCGGCTCGGCCACCGGCCGGGCCGGGACGAGCGAATGACGACCCACGTCGGGCTCACGGCGCGCGCGCTGGGCGCCGACCGGGTCCTTCTCCCGGACAACGCTGGTCAGTCGGCCGCGACCGTACGCGACATCACCGAGCGATTTGGTGGCCCGTTCGGTGTCGAGCTGACGGACTCTCCCCAGGGCGTCGTGCGGAACTGGACGGGGGTCGTCGTCCACCTGACGATGTACGGCGAGCGCGTCCAGGACATCGAAGGCGCGATTCGGACGGCCCACCGTGAGGAAGCGCAACCACTCCTGATCGTCGTCGGCGCCGAGAAGGTTCCATTCGACGTCTACGAGGCGGCCGATTGGAACGTCGGCGTCACCAACCAGCCCCACTCCGAGGTCGCGGGGCTGGCAGTCTTTTTAGATCGGCTCTTCGAGGGCGCCCAACTCGAACGCGAGTGGGAGGGCGCCGACCGCGAAGTGATTCCCCAGGCGACGGGCAAGCGCGTCGAGCCGGTGGACAACGACCGCGAGGCCTGA
- a CDS encoding cation:proton antiporter, whose product MTAIPSLPAEDPLLIFGLAMLVFLIAPLVLGRYRLPGIVGIILVGAVIGENGVGLLARDETIVLLGEVGLVYLLFVAGLEINLNQFLEETDRSVVFGLASFLIPQIVGTVVGYALLGLSLPAALLFASIFASHTLLAYPVVAQRGITGDESVTATIGGTIITDTFALLVLAVVVALAQDQLGPDFWLQLVGGLTAFFFVIWFLLPAFARWVFRRVGEESYFEFLFVMTVLFGSAYAAHAVGVEAIVGAFLAGLALNRLVPKSGPLMNRVEFVGNALFIPFFLLSIGMLVDVRVLVSGPRTLTLAGSMIVMVIVTKYVAAWTTARVYDYSADQLRTMFGLSLGQAAAALAIVLIGSRPDVGLFGEDMLNAVILLILVTSVLSPSIVDRYGSALARQRRESYDPGAAPGRVMVPFSRGSRHRRRLIDLALLVRGEESTEPLYALSVVRPGRDASREIASIEEAFDDVREYGAGADVPVQVQTRVAHNVATGIVRAALENRARTLVLGWDGAASRRQRTIGTVIDQVLARTDQLTLVARVREPLNTTTDVVVLLPPGIGHTEGVLGAVHTIEQLSEQLGAPIRAVAVGGDPDRCRQLFEATEPSVPATFERVEGWSEALSLLETEVTIDQLVIVVSARRDATGWQSSLQTLPRSVATAVPGNVIVVYPAGEGRDDDRQFLRLE is encoded by the coding sequence ATGACCGCGATCCCGTCGTTACCGGCTGAAGATCCGCTTCTTATCTTCGGACTGGCGATGCTCGTCTTCCTGATTGCACCCCTCGTCCTCGGGCGGTATCGGTTGCCGGGAATCGTCGGCATCATCCTGGTTGGTGCAGTAATCGGCGAGAATGGCGTGGGGCTGCTCGCGCGCGACGAGACGATCGTTCTGCTCGGCGAAGTCGGCCTCGTCTACCTGCTGTTCGTGGCGGGTCTCGAGATCAACCTCAATCAGTTTTTAGAGGAGACAGATCGCAGCGTCGTCTTCGGGCTCGCCTCCTTTCTGATTCCCCAGATTGTCGGGACGGTCGTCGGCTACGCGCTGCTGGGTCTCTCGCTGCCGGCGGCGTTGCTGTTCGCCTCGATTTTCGCCTCCCACACGCTACTCGCCTATCCGGTCGTTGCACAACGCGGGATTACTGGCGACGAGAGCGTCACGGCGACGATCGGCGGCACCATCATCACCGACACGTTCGCGCTGTTGGTGCTCGCTGTCGTCGTCGCCCTCGCACAGGACCAGCTCGGCCCGGACTTCTGGTTGCAACTCGTCGGCGGGCTTACGGCCTTTTTCTTCGTGATCTGGTTTCTGTTGCCCGCGTTCGCCAGGTGGGTCTTCCGACGGGTCGGCGAGGAGAGTTACTTCGAGTTCCTGTTCGTGATGACGGTCCTGTTCGGTAGCGCCTACGCCGCACACGCCGTCGGCGTCGAGGCGATCGTCGGCGCCTTCCTCGCGGGGCTCGCGTTGAACCGGCTCGTCCCGAAGAGCGGTCCGCTGATGAATCGCGTCGAGTTCGTCGGCAACGCGTTGTTCATTCCCTTTTTCCTCCTGTCGATCGGGATGCTCGTCGACGTTCGCGTGCTCGTCAGCGGCCCACGGACACTGACGCTGGCCGGTTCGATGATCGTCATGGTGATCGTGACGAAGTACGTCGCCGCGTGGACCACCGCCCGCGTCTACGACTACTCCGCTGACCAGCTCCGAACGATGTTCGGGCTCTCGCTCGGCCAGGCCGCCGCGGCACTGGCCATCGTCCTGATCGGGAGCCGGCCCGACGTCGGGCTGTTCGGTGAGGATATGCTGAACGCCGTTATCCTGTTGATCCTGGTTACGAGCGTCCTGAGCCCGTCGATCGTCGATCGCTACGGCAGCGCACTCGCCCGCCAGCGACGTGAGAGCTACGATCCCGGTGCAGCGCCGGGACGCGTGATGGTGCCGTTCTCTCGGGGGTCGAGACACCGTCGCCGGCTGATCGACCTCGCCTTGCTCGTCCGCGGGGAGGAGTCGACGGAGCCGTTGTACGCCCTGAGCGTGGTCCGCCCCGGCCGGGACGCGAGCCGTGAGATCGCCTCGATCGAGGAGGCGTTCGACGACGTCCGTGAGTACGGCGCCGGGGCGGACGTCCCGGTTCAGGTACAGACCCGCGTCGCCCACAACGTCGCGACCGGAATCGTTCGCGCGGCACTCGAGAATCGCGCACGGACGCTCGTCCTCGGCTGGGATGGCGCCGCCTCTCGTCGCCAGCGGACGATTGGGACAGTCATCGACCAGGTGCTCGCGCGCACCGACCAGCTGACGCTCGTCGCTCGGGTCCGCGAGCCCCTCAACACCACCACGGACGTCGTGGTCTTGCTCCCGCCAGGAATCGGACACACCGAAGGCGTGCTCGGGGCCGTCCACACGATCGAGCAGCTGAGCGAACAGCTCGGCGCGCCGATCCGCGCGGTTGCGGTCGGCGGCGACCCCGACCGGTGTCGCCAGCTGTTCGAGGCGACCGAACCGTCGGTTCCCGCGACCTTCGAGCGCGTCGAGGGGTGGTCCGAGGCGCTCTCCCTGCTCGAAACCGAGGTCACCATCGATCAGCTGGTAATCGTCGTCAGCGCCAGGCGGGACGCGACCGGCTGGCAGTCGTCGCTACAGACGCTGCCCCGAAGCGTCGCGACGGCGGTCCCGGGGAACGTCATCGTGGTCTACCCGGCTGGCGAGGGTCGCGATGACGACCGCCAGTTCCTGCGCCTCGAGTGA
- a CDS encoding MBL fold metallo-hydrolase, whose amino-acid sequence MRRALIVGCVVFLVALAGCLGTGGVPEDDSDATVPDGELEIHHVDVGQADSTLLVTPDGETILVDTGDWRQDGADVIDALESAGIDRIDHLVATHAHADHIGGHAAVIEHFETEHDGVGAIYDSGVPHDSATYESYLDAVEAYGHELLIVEEGDTLPIDDEAVTADVVNPPSGESGGDLHYNSVALVVEFGEVRYLTTGDAEADAEERLVDERGDEIDADIYQAGHHGSATSSTPDFVDAVDPEIAVISSGYDSQYGHPHDDVVERFADRGIETYWTGVHGDIVLTTDGESIEVSTSQSFSTDAADLLDETPDDEDESPAITPPPSAPAMDSTPLASRIIDGASASTLIG is encoded by the coding sequence ATGAGGCGAGCCCTGATCGTCGGCTGTGTTGTCTTTCTCGTGGCGCTTGCCGGCTGTCTGGGCACAGGTGGCGTCCCCGAGGACGACAGCGACGCGACGGTCCCCGACGGCGAACTCGAGATCCACCACGTAGACGTCGGACAAGCCGACTCGACGCTGCTCGTCACGCCAGACGGCGAGACGATCCTCGTCGACACCGGTGACTGGCGCCAGGACGGAGCCGACGTGATCGACGCCCTCGAATCGGCGGGGATCGACCGGATCGACCACCTCGTCGCCACCCACGCGCACGCAGACCACATCGGTGGCCACGCGGCGGTTATCGAGCACTTCGAGACCGAGCACGACGGTGTCGGCGCGATCTACGACTCCGGCGTTCCCCACGATTCGGCGACCTACGAGAGCTACCTCGACGCGGTCGAAGCGTACGGCCACGAACTCCTGATCGTCGAGGAAGGCGACACCCTCCCCATCGACGATGAGGCGGTCACGGCTGACGTCGTCAACCCGCCGTCGGGCGAGTCGGGCGGCGACCTCCACTACAACAGCGTCGCCCTCGTCGTGGAGTTCGGTGAGGTTCGCTACCTGACGACCGGTGACGCGGAAGCCGACGCCGAGGAGCGGCTGGTCGACGAGCGCGGTGACGAGATCGATGCGGACATCTATCAGGCCGGCCACCACGGCTCCGCGACGTCCTCGACGCCCGACTTCGTCGACGCGGTCGATCCCGAGATCGCGGTGATCTCGAGTGGCTACGATTCCCAGTACGGTCATCCACACGACGACGTGGTAGAACGCTTTGCCGACCGCGGGATCGAAACCTATTGGACCGGCGTCCACGGCGACATCGTCCTCACGACCGACGGCGAGTCGATCGAGGTCTCGACGAGCCAGTCGTTCTCGACCGACGCGGCCGACCTGCTCGACGAAACGCCCGACGACGAGGACGAATCGCCCGCCATCACGCCACCCCCAAGCGCACCGGCGATGGATTCGACCCCGCTCGCGTCGAGAATCATTGATGGTGCCTCGGCGTCTACCCTCATCGGATGA
- a CDS encoding DUF3006 domain-containing protein, whose amino-acid sequence MNGEFRGTVDRIVDGETAVVLIEEDGEVTEQFDVATDRLPEPAREAGGVLAVTVVDGAFEAAEYRSEATEKRRETVRERLDRLSRDLSDTE is encoded by the coding sequence ATGAACGGGGAGTTTCGCGGGACGGTCGATCGGATCGTCGACGGCGAGACGGCGGTCGTTCTGATCGAGGAAGACGGCGAGGTGACCGAGCAGTTCGACGTTGCCACAGACCGACTTCCGGAGCCAGCGCGCGAGGCGGGCGGGGTGCTCGCGGTCACGGTTGTCGACGGCGCGTTCGAGGCGGCCGAATACCGGTCGGAGGCGACCGAAAAGCGACGCGAAACCGTCCGTGAGCGCCTTGACCGGCTCTCTCGAGATCTCTCAGACACTGAGTGA
- a CDS encoding PAS domain S-box protein yields the protein MSTPPDPEQHFRTIARCARDGIVTITVEGTIRYANPAIERLFGYEPQELVGRSLFDLMAEDDARVYRDALARYRETGERAFDWDDIRFLGVHRDGREIPVSISISEFEDGGTRYLTGILRDASEQQRRERRLAELNRLAQDLSGAESVEAVCERATTAAQLTLGHPLVTIERYDANAGQLDAYTWTSAVDDLVDDGTLFGADQSLPWQTFVNQEPTIANDLGDAADATPLRSAICYPLGSHGVLVAGSTEPNAFDNEDADTASILVGNTYSALERVDREGTLRNQRDQLAAKTESLDRVRRTNDVIRDLTKVLTHATDREEMLEAICTRLASSYQAAWFGSVDPASGAVEPEAAAGGAAEYLAVLDDGQPGGEPVEQAIVEREVQVRDDLYRDPPFEPWRQAAIERGYHAHIAVPIVYGETRYGVLSLYAGTANGFDRMEVAALQEFGETIGYALNATERKQALTSDRSIELAFDIVGDGALLGLPERAGGSVELENLVERPDGTVTMFVAVPHGAGDWIDSWATDRPEVEAVQLLSERTETALIEATLSDATVWAQLLRRGATVRDATAAVESSRVVIRIPSSADARSFGSLLREYVDEVELVARREYEEPVLTPEEFGVEFRERLTDRQNEVLQTAYYAGYFDWPRETKSGELADLLGIAQPTVSRHLRTSQRRLLSMIYDDPDQL from the coding sequence ATGTCGACGCCACCGGATCCGGAACAACACTTCCGGACGATCGCTCGGTGTGCCCGCGATGGGATCGTCACGATCACCGTCGAGGGCACCATTCGATACGCGAACCCGGCGATCGAGCGACTCTTCGGCTACGAACCCCAGGAGCTCGTCGGCCGCTCGCTCTTCGATCTCATGGCGGAGGATGACGCGCGCGTATACCGCGACGCACTGGCTCGATACCGGGAGACTGGGGAACGTGCGTTCGACTGGGACGATATTCGCTTCTTAGGAGTTCACCGCGACGGTCGAGAGATTCCGGTTAGCATCTCGATTAGCGAGTTCGAAGACGGTGGAACGCGGTATCTCACCGGTATCCTGCGCGACGCGAGCGAGCAACAGCGCCGGGAACGCCGCCTGGCCGAGTTGAATCGGCTCGCCCAGGACCTGAGTGGGGCCGAATCGGTCGAAGCAGTCTGTGAGCGAGCAACCACCGCCGCACAGCTGACGCTCGGTCATCCGCTGGTGACAATCGAACGCTACGACGCCAACGCAGGCCAACTCGACGCATACACGTGGACGTCGGCAGTCGATGATCTCGTCGATGATGGGACGCTATTCGGCGCCGACCAGTCGCTCCCCTGGCAAACGTTCGTCAACCAGGAGCCGACGATCGCGAACGATCTCGGTGACGCTGCCGACGCGACGCCCCTTCGGAGCGCGATCTGCTACCCGCTTGGCTCCCACGGCGTCCTCGTCGCTGGCTCGACCGAGCCGAACGCGTTCGACAACGAGGACGCCGATACGGCCAGCATTCTGGTTGGAAACACCTACTCCGCCTTAGAGCGTGTCGACCGGGAGGGGACACTGCGCAACCAGCGCGACCAGCTCGCAGCAAAGACCGAGTCTCTCGACCGCGTTCGGCGGACCAACGACGTCATCCGCGACCTGACGAAGGTACTGACGCACGCGACCGACCGCGAGGAGATGCTCGAGGCGATCTGTACCCGGCTGGCGTCGTCGTACCAGGCCGCCTGGTTTGGCTCTGTCGACCCCGCCAGCGGCGCGGTGGAACCCGAAGCCGCCGCCGGGGGCGCAGCGGAGTACCTCGCGGTCCTCGACGACGGACAGCCCGGCGGCGAGCCGGTCGAGCAAGCGATCGTCGAGCGCGAGGTACAGGTGCGCGACGATCTCTACCGAGATCCGCCGTTCGAGCCGTGGCGCCAGGCGGCGATCGAGCGCGGCTACCACGCCCACATCGCGGTCCCGATCGTCTACGGCGAGACGCGGTACGGGGTCCTCTCGCTGTATGCAGGTACGGCGAACGGATTCGATCGGATGGAAGTGGCCGCCCTCCAGGAGTTCGGTGAGACGATCGGCTACGCGCTCAACGCAACCGAGCGAAAGCAGGCACTGACCAGCGACCGGTCGATCGAACTCGCGTTCGATATCGTCGGCGACGGGGCGCTGCTTGGCCTACCCGAGCGGGCGGGCGGATCGGTCGAGCTCGAAAATCTCGTCGAGCGTCCCGACGGTACCGTGACGATGTTCGTTGCAGTTCCCCATGGAGCGGGCGACTGGATCGACAGTTGGGCCACAGACCGACCGGAGGTCGAGGCCGTACAGCTCCTCTCAGAGCGTACGGAGACGGCACTGATCGAGGCGACGCTCTCGGACGCAACGGTCTGGGCACAACTCCTCCGGCGAGGTGCCACCGTTCGGGACGCTACCGCCGCGGTCGAGTCGAGTCGGGTCGTGATCCGGATCCCGAGCAGTGCAGACGCCCGGTCGTTCGGGAGCCTCCTTCGCGAATACGTCGACGAGGTCGAACTCGTCGCCAGACGGGAGTACGAGGAGCCGGTGTTGACTCCCGAGGAGTTCGGCGTCGAGTTTCGCGAGCGGCTGACCGACCGACAAAACGAGGTCTTGCAGACCGCGTACTACGCGGGCTACTTCGACTGGCCCCGGGAAACGAAATCGGGCGAACTCGCCGATCTTCTCGGGATCGCACAGCCGACAGTCAGCCGTCACCTCCGTACGAGCCAGCGGCGGTTGCTCTCGATGATCTACGACGACCCCGACCAGCTCTAA